Proteins encoded together in one Etheostoma cragini isolate CJK2018 chromosome 11, CSU_Ecrag_1.0, whole genome shotgun sequence window:
- the abhd13 gene encoding protein ABHD13 — protein MEKPWRLWGAVERCTLTLASWSWGACRVSLLALILTFHLYGGFFLLALILASVAGILYKFQDVLLYFPDQPSSSRLYVPLPTGIPHENVNIRTKDGVKLNLILLRYTGGDTPPGVTPGNQSSPTSSAPPTILYFHGNAGNIGHRVPNALLMLVNLKTNVVLVDYRGYGKSEGEPSEDGLYLDAEATLDYVMTRPDLDKTKVVLFGRSLGGAVAVRLASVNPHRVAAIIVENTFLSIPHMAATLFSFLPMRLLPLWCYRNQFLSYRQVALCRMPSLFVSGLSDQLIPPVMMKQLYELSPARTKRLAIFPEGTHNDTWQCQGYFAALEQFIKDLLKSHAHEESAQPSSSVTII, from the coding sequence ATGGAGAAGCCCTGGAGGCTGTGGGGGGCAGTAGAGCGGTGTACCCTGACTCTGGCCTCCTGGTCCTGGGGTGCATGTCGAGTCTCCCTTTTGGCTCTCATCCTCACCTTCCACCTGTATGGCGGATTCTTCCTCCTAGCTCTTATTCTAGCCTCTGTGGCAGGCATCCTCTACAAATTCCAAGATGTGCTCCTCTACTTCCCTGACCAGCCCTCCTCCTCTCGCCTTTATGTTCCCTTGCCAACAGGAATCCCTCATGAAAATGTGAACATTCGCACCAAGGACGGTGTAAAGCTTAACCTCATCCTGCTTCGCTACACAGGAGGCGACACGCCTCCTGGAGTCACCCCTGGCAATCAAAGCAGCCCCACTTCCTCTGCTCCACCTACAATCCTATATTTCCACGGTAATGCAGGTAATATCGGTCACAGGGTGCCAAACGCCCTGCTCATGCTGGTCAATTTAAAAACCAACGTGGTGCTGGTGGACTACCGTGGCTACGGGAAAAGTGAGGGTGAGCCCAGTGAGGATGGGCTGTACCTGGATGCAGAGGCCACACTGGACTATGTCATGACTCGTCCTGATCTGGACAAGACAAAGGTGGTACTATTTGGCCGCTCACTGGGGGGTGCTGTGGCTGTGCGCTTAGCATCAGTCAACCCTCACCGTGTAGCAGCcattattgttgaaaacaccTTCCTCAGCATACCCCACATGGCAGCGACACTCTTCTCCTTCTTGCCAATGCGCCTGCTGCCTTTGTGGTGCTATAGGAATCAGTTCCTGTCCTATCGACAGGTGGCGCTGTGCCGCATGCCCTCACTATTTGTGTCTGGTCTGTCAGACCAGCTCATCCCACCTGTCATGATGAAACAACTGTATGAGCTGTCTCCCGCGCGGACTAAACGCCTGGCTATCTTTCCAGAGGGCACACACAACGACACGTGGCAGTGTCAAGGCTACTTTGCGGCTTTGGAGCAGTTTATAAAAGACCTGCTGAAGAGCCATGCCCATGAGGAGAGTGCCCAGCCCTCATCTAGTGTCACCATTATCTGA